The genomic interval CAGGAAATTCTGGCGCAGGCCGGACTGAGCGGTAGCTACACGGGTCAAACGACGAACATCGACTACGCCAGCTACATTGTCACCGCGCCAGTGCCCGAGCCGGGCAGCCTGGCATTGTTAGTCATCGGCGCCTTGTTCACGGTCGTCGGCTATCGTTCTCGACGCCGACGCATCGAATAAATCGACACCGCCGTTGTTCGAATCGTCTCGCGCGGGCGGATTGCCGTGCCGTCCGCGCGAGACCGTGGCCATCGATCGATCGATCTGCAACTGATCGCTGCCCCAGCCGGTGCGACGAGCAGGCGGATGTGAGAGCATGCCAGGAGCCGGTTTTCGCGGTGGCCGTCAAGAATGGTGCGGCGGAATTGCCAATTCGCGACCTTTTGAGCCGCGATCCGTGGGTTGTGATTTGGGTGAGTTCCGATCAGAATTGATGGAACCCGCCTTCATGATCCTCTGCAACAACAAGCGCACTAATGCATCGTTCGAGCGACTATTGCCCCAGCGGTGCTCTTTGGTCTGGACTGGCGCTATGGTCCACGCTCCTGGCAATTGCCGGCTGCGGCTGGAGCACGACAAGCAAAGACGCTGGGAAGACAGCGCCTGCCAAAGTCGCACACCCGGTGAACGAAGTTGATCTGAATACGATCAAGCTCACGGCCGAGGCAGAGAAGCACCTGGGTATCGAAACGTCGCCGGTCGTGGCGCGGCGGGTCAACCGCGTGCGCGGATACGGTGGCGAGATCATGCTGCCGCCGGGATCGTCGACGATCGTTTCGGCCCCGGTGAACGGCACGCTGCAAGCCCCCTCGGAGAAAGGCGTGCCGCAACCGGGCGCGAAAGTGAAGCGCCAGCAGCCAGTGTTTCTGCTATTACCCCTCTTGTCGCCGGAGCGTGCCGTATTAACGCCGGCCGAGCGCATTCGTTTCGCCGAGGCCAAGAACGCGCTGGTCACCAGCCGCATCGACGCGGCCGGGCAAGTGCAGCAGTCCCAGGCCCAGGTCGACGCCGCGAAGATCGCGCTTGACCGTGCCGAGCGATTGCTGCGCGACCAGGCGGGCACGGTCCGCGCTGTCGACGACGCCAAGGCGCAACTCGAAATCGCCAACAAAGGGCTCGAGGCGGCATTATCGCGCCAAAAGGTGCTGGAAGAAATCCGTCTCGATGAGGATGCCGGCGAGCTGTTACCGCTGACGCTCGAATCTCCACAGGACGGCATCCTGCGGGCCGAACATGCCACGGCTGGCCAGGTGGTGGCGGCCGGGGCGCCCTTGTTCGAGGTGATGGATTGCGACCCCGTCTGGGTGCGCGTGCCCGTGTATGTCGGGGAAGCGGCCGAAATCCTGGCCGATCGACCGGCGCGCGTGGCAAGCCTGGCCGATCGCAGCGCGGCGCAAGCCCGTGCGGCACAACCGATCGCCGCGCCGCCGACAGCCACGGCGCTGGCCTCGACCGTCGACTTCTACTACGAATTGCCGAATTCCAGCGGCGAGCTGCGACCCGGCGCTCGCGTAAACGCCGCCTTGCCAGTGGCCGTTGAAGACGAAGCCCGCTTAGTGCCGTGGTCGGCCGTCGTACACGACATCAACGGCGGCACCTGGGTCTACGAACAGACGGCGCCGCAAACATTT from Pirellulales bacterium carries:
- a CDS encoding efflux RND transporter periplasmic adaptor subunit; protein product: MHRSSDYCPSGALWSGLALWSTLLAIAGCGWSTTSKDAGKTAPAKVAHPVNEVDLNTIKLTAEAEKHLGIETSPVVARRVNRVRGYGGEIMLPPGSSTIVSAPVNGTLQAPSEKGVPQPGAKVKRQQPVFLLLPLLSPERAVLTPAERIRFAEAKNALVTSRIDAAGQVQQSQAQVDAAKIALDRAERLLRDQAGTVRAVDDAKAQLEIANKGLEAALSRQKVLEEIRLDEDAGELLPLTLESPQDGILRAEHATAGQVVAAGAPLFEVMDCDPVWVRVPVYVGEAAEILADRPARVASLADRSAAQARAAQPIAAPPTATALASTVDFYYELPNSSGELRPGARVNAALPVAVEDEARLVPWSAVVHDINGGTWVYEQTAPQTFVRRRVQIRFVDGDQAVLDQGPGAGAALVTTGAMELFGTEFGFGK